The DNA window GTCTGTTCAAAGCTAGGTATTATATAATAGTGCAGTCCACCTATTTCTCTTAGTTCAAAGCCTATATTTTCGTTCACAGTATCACCTCTTTTAACTTTTTTTGAAATGCAGTATGAAACATAATGGGAATACTAAACGCACTTCCAAATAAAGCCATAATTCTTAGTAACATGCTTCTCTGCCTAAAATACTTGAAAAGGACTCAAAAGAGTCCTATTTTTCATCAAGTATTTTCTTAAGCTCATCCATGAATGTATTCAAATCTTTAAACTGCCTGTATACAGAAGCAAATCTAACATAGGCAACCTCATCAATGTTTTTGAGTCTATTCATAACCATCTCTCCTATGAGATCTGTAGTTATCTCTCTTTCCATAGAGTTAAAAAGCGTCTTCTCTATTTCATCCACCATATCTTCAATAGCCTTCATAGAAACTGGTCTCTTTTCACAGGCTCTAATTATCCCATTTAGGAGTTTATTTCTATTATATGATTGTCTATTTCCATCTTTTTTAATTACTACAAGGGGTATGTCCTCAATCTTTTCATAAGTTGTGAATCGCTTATTGCATTTAATACATTCTCTCCTCCTACGAATAGCTTGTCCTTCATCAGTAGGCCTAGAATCAACTACCTTGGATTCATAATAATCACAATAGGGGCATCTCATCTTTTTTCCTCCCTTTAAGCCAAAGTCTTAATCAAATTATATTATATCTTTTCTTTAATGTCTACATATAATCATCTTCTATACTTGATTATTTCTACTCTTCCCTATTTTCTCCTCCATAAAATAAATAATCCTCAGTATTTATATTAAGATCTACTAAGATAACATCTGAGCCTATTCTAACAATATTCTGCCATCTGATAACATAATCTTGATTTTTGCCAAATAAACCTAGTATTCTTCCTGGTCCTGGTAGGACAATAGCATCAATTGTTCCCTTCTCTAGATTTACTTCTAAATCTGATATGAATCCTATCCTAGTCCCATCCTTTACATTTATTACTTCCTTTTCACGTAAATCAGTAGTCTTTACCATTGTTTCACCTTCTTTTCAATATTTATATACTATATATATACTATGTAAGCCTATAATATTATTCCTAATATTTATCCTGTGAAACAATGGTAAATTATCAACAATTGAATATTAATTTTAATTAATCTTCTGTGCTAGTTAAATTAATTTTCTCATATGTTTTAAAGCTGTTTTCTCTAGTCTTGATACTTGAGCTTGAGATATTCCAATTTCCTCAGCAACCTCCATTTGAGTCTTTCCTTCATAAAACCTTAGATTAAGAATGAGTTTTTCTCTATCATTTAGCTTTCTAATGGCTTCCCTCAAAGCTATCTCCTCCAACCAAGTCTCATCTTCACTTTTTTCATCACTGACTTGATCCATAACATATATTGCATCCCCACTATCATGATATATAGGTTCAAATAGAGATATTGGATCTTGAATAGCATCCAAAGCAAAAACTACTTCTTCTTTTGGTAAACCTAATGCTTCAGCTATTTCAGATATAGTAGGTTCCTTTGAATTTTTATTTACCAAATGATCCCTTGCCTGCAATGCTTTATATGCTATATCCCTTAATGATCTACTAACTCTTATTGAATTATTATCACGTAAATATCTTCTTATTTCTCCAATAATCATAGGAACAGCATATGTTGAAAACCTAACATTTTGTGATAGGTCAAAATTATCTATTGCTTTTATCAGTCCTATACATCCTACTTGGAACAAATCATCGACATGCTCGCCTCTTTTACTGAATCTTTGAATGACACTTAGAACTAATCTCAGATTTCCTTTTACAAACTCTTCCCTTGCACTCATATCACCTGCATGTATTCTATCAAATAGCGCTCTCATTTCAGTATTAGTAAGTACTGGTAGTTCAGAGGTGTTTACTCCGCATATTTCTACTTTATTTATATGCATATAAGTAATTCATTCCTTTCTTGATGTTTTGCCCCTTTTACATAAAAATTATTGCCTTCTTTACAGTTTATTATTCAACAATTAATGTAAATAGATTAAGTAAATTTTTAAATAAAAAAAGACCCATTGCTTTCATTACAGATGACAAAAACATGCCAGCCTGAACTCCAGTTAGGGTCCCAAACTACTTTATTTTTCTGATTTAAATCATTTTATTTATTTCCTTTTTTAGTCTTTTAATTATTCTTTTTTCCAATCTGGATATATAAGATTGAGAAATGCCCAAAAGATCAGCTACCTCTTTTTGTGTTTTTTCTTCTCCATTTTTAAGTCCAAATCTAAGTTCCATGATTTTCTTCTCACGAACTGTCAATTTACAAATTGCCTGATTTAATAAATCTTTATCTATTTCTTCCTCTAATGATTTAAATATTACATCATTTTCAGTACCCATTATATCTGACAATAATAGTTCATTTCCATCCCAATCAATATTTAAAGGCTCATCAAAGGATATTTCAGCTTTAAACCTACTATTTCTTCTAAGGTACATTAGGATTTCATTCTCAATGCATTTTGAGGCGTATGTAGCAAGCTTTATTTTTTTATCTGGCTTAAAAGTGTTTACAGCCTTAATTAACCCAATTGTCCCTATTGAAACTAAATCCTCTACTCCTATGCCTGTATTTTCAAATTTTCTTGCAATATATACTACAAGTCTGAGATTTCTCTCTATTAACACAGTCTTTATAGACTCATCCTCGCTAAGTTTTGATACAAGGTAATTTTCCTCTTCTGGAGTTAAGGGAGGCGGCAGAACTTCACTTCCTCCAATATAGAATATCTCTTTTTCATCATATAATCTAAGTCTTCTTAATATCCTTATATAATGTATCCTAATTATTAGTTTTAGCTTATTTATTATCTTTCTCACTTAAACTACCTCCTTTTCAGTAAACATTTCAGGATGAAGTAAGGCAACATAATTATCATCACTTGCAAGATTATTATTGTAAATCCCTACAATAATATCACAAAATGATTTATCCTCATCGTCCTTAACTATGACATTATCAGGTTTAAATCCTATTAGCATACCGTTTTCTTTTCCCAAGGATTTATATGGTATCAATCTAAATTTCAAACTAGAAGCGTTTTCGACCATAATTTCTGAAATAGCCTGTAAATCATTCTCTTTATACTTTTCAAAGATACTTTGTACCTCTTTAGGCAATAGATCTTTTATAGCAGAGAATTGAATTATTATTACTGGTGTTTGTGTGAGTGGGTCTCTCAACAGATTTCCGGTATCAATTAACCCCATTACCTCAACAGATTTATTGTTTAACCCAACTACAATAGGCATATAAATCTTATTCTTTGTTAAAATTGATTGAATATATCCCCAAACAATTTTAATCAGTATGTATGATATAGAAACAGCAAGTACTAGCATTTTTACAGGAAAATCCCTAATGTAAAATATGCCATTGCCTGCATAAGCTTTTACATCAGCTAAATAAAATAATGCTAAAGAGGCTCCAGCAAATATAAAAGCCATTACATAGAATGTCGCTATAAGTCTAATAAATTTTTTGATTTTAACAGGGTTAAAAGCTACTATTATTATTAAAATAGAAACAGAAAATTTTATAATGAATTTAGTCATGAACCTTAATGATGGAAAAAATATGACTAATGAATAGATTGCCCCAATAAAAGAAGCTAATAATACTCTAATATTATTTGCCTCTGTTTTTGTAAATTTTTTTGTTAAGTAAAGTAGAATATAATTAATTATCATATTTTCAAGCAAAAGATACTCTGCATATATGTACAAATCATTGCCCCCTTTTTGTACATCCTCATTATAATAAACTTTTATTCACCTATCCTTATTTTTATGTCTATTATAATACAATGAAGTTTAGAATTATGTCACATACTGAAGTCGAAAAAAAACCCTTTCTATATAATAGAAAGGGTTATTTATCTCTTCTCCTTAAAAAAGTTGGAATATCTAAGTCATCAGTATCAAAATGTTTCGTTTCAGGAATATGTTTTTCTTTATTTTTGTCAATAGGGATAGATAAGGATGGCTTGTCTACAGGTTTTTCTTGTATGACATTGTCAAATCCTGTAGCAATTACTGTTATCTTTATCTCATCCTTTAAGTTTTCGTCTAGACCTGCACCAAATATAATATTAGCATCTGGATCCACTGATTGCCTGATGAGATCGGCAGCTTCATTAACCTCAAAAATTCCTAAGTTTGGTCCTCCTGTTATGTTTAATAAAACACCTTTTGCTCCTTCAATAGAGGTTTCGAGTAATGGACTATGTATTGCTTGTTTAGCTGCTTCAGTTGCCCTATTTTCACCGCTTGCTTTTCCTATTCCCATATGTGCTAGTCCTTGATTCAACATAATTGTTTTAACATCTGCAAAGTCTAAATTTATCAGCGCAGGTACAGCAATTAAATCAGATATACCCTGTATACCTTGTCTCAAAACATCATCTGCTATGGTAAAAGCTTCAACAATGGAGGTTTTTCTTTCAACTACCTGTAATAATCTATCATTAGGTATAGTAACCAATGTATCTACTCTCTTTTTGAGTTCTTCAATTCCTTTTTCTGCATGCATCATTCTTTTTCTACCTTCAAACATAAAGGGTTTAGTTACAACTCCAACAGTTAGAATACCAAGCTCCTTGGCTATTTCTGCAACTATAGGTGCTGCACCTGTTCCAGTTCCGCCACCCATACCAGCAGTTATGAATACCATATCTGCACCCTTCAGGATTTCTGTTATTTCGTTTCTGCTTTCTTCAGCCGCCTTCATGCCAACTTCAGGATTAGCCCCTGCTCCTAGTCCTCTCGTTAACTTTTCTCCAATTTGAAGCTTAGTCTCTGATTTAGAAGAATGAAGGGCTTGTCTATCAGTATTAATAGTTATAAATTCAATTCCTTTTACCTGATTTTCTATCATCCTATTTACAGCATTATTTCCGCCACCGCCAACTCCAATGACTTTAATGTGTGCAAATTGTTCTACATCTACTTCAAAATCGAACACTTTATTACCCCCTTATTTAATACTAAAATAGTCATTCAATAGTTTTATATACATTCAAAATTTGCTACTTTTCTTGTTTTTCCCTTAATTTTTTATTTTTTCTTTCTAACATTATTATATTCTATACGATAATTGAATTTCCTCTTTAATATTTTATTTATCGCACCTGCTAGAATGATAAATGTTGGCTTGTATCCACATTTCCTTCTTTAGTCCTAGATACTTTTTGTAATTAAAACCATATTTTCTAAGATTTAGTCAAAAGGAAATAAATTATTCCTTTGTATCTTTTTTTCTAAATAGTAATCTCCTTATGATTGCAAAGTTTTGGAACAGTCTACCACCAAAAGCAAAAATCGCTGCATAATAGAGAGGTACTCCTAATCTGTCTCCAACATAAGCTAAAAATGCCGCCAATACTGCATTACCAAAAAAGCCCGATATAAATATTTCTGTATTGAACGTTTTTTCTAATGTAGCTCTTAGTCCACCGAAGACAGAGTCGAGACATGCTAGTATGGCTACTGAAACATATAGAGAGTAACTGGCTGAATAAGTTATTGGTAAGTATATACCCACTAAAACTCCTATAACAATACCTACAAAAGCTAATATAATCATGATTGTTCACCTTCTTTTTTTGGTTTTGCGTGTTTAAATTCTTGGTCTGCCCAGTAATATTTAGGCACATATACGTTGTCTTTCATTATTGTTTCAACTCTAAGCTTGTGGACCTCCTTCAATATCCAGCCATAAGTATTTGGTGCATTGATAGCTGCATAAAGTAATTTAGGATCTCCTATTGCAGTTATAACAAAAGGATTTGCAGAGCTTCTGCCATTAACTCTTATTGTAGGTCCAGCACATTTAATCTCTGATCTCGACATAACCCTTTGCCCATTAATACTTATAGCCTCTGCACCAGCCTTCCTCAAATCATTTAAAAGGATTTGTACAGTAGCATCATGCACAATATCATCGTTTATTTGTCCACCAACTATTTCTTCATCTTCGTTATCAGCTAATATTATCCTTATCCCAGGGCCTTGAACATCATCTAACCCTGATACTAGCTTTAACTGACTTATCTCATCCATCAAAAGCTCTGAAACATTGGAATCTTCATCATTAATGACACTTTCAAGCTTTGTTAATTCCTTTTTCCTATTTTCTGTTAGATATTTTATATCATCAATTTCTTTACGAATATTATTTATATCGTTTTTCATCGTCTGTATAGACTTTAACGAAACTAAGTCATAATCATCTATATTCTGCTTCATCTGAAAAGACAATAATACCCCTAGTAAAATAGAAAGGATTATGAGCCATACCATTCCGTTACTTTTTTTCTTGCCCATTATTTAATCCCTCCCAATGCTTAGTTTGATATTTCTTCTACTGGTTTAGCATATCTAAAATCTTTGATTTTTCTATATTTAGGAATAACTATATTTTGTTCCTGTTTAATGTGAATATCTAAATTAAGAAGATTTTCCATTCGCCATATGAGTCCATGCTTTATACGAAGTGCGTTTTCTAAATCATCAGGTTTTCCTATTGCCCTTATCACAAAAGGAGGACCTACGGATACTCCATTTATCTCTAGGTGACCAGCAGCTGGAACTATTTCTGTGAAGCTTGTATATCTTTGTTCATTTATAGAGATAGCTTCTGCCTCTGTTGCATTTATGACACTTATCATTTGGAGGAGAAACTCATAATTTTCAACAATAATACTAGAATCACCTCCAAATATAACTTCAGCTGGAGGGTCATTTATTTCAATAATAATCCCCGGACCTTGGAGATCTTCATATCCTGCTAAGGCTCTATACTTTTCTATATCCTTATATAAATTTTCAACATAAACATCTTTTTCTGCTTCGCCTTTTTCATACTGTTTTAGCTTAGATTCAAGATTATCTAATTCATTTCTTATCCCGTCTCTCTCGTCTTGAAGCTTTTTATAATCAATTGCCATCTGTTGAGCTCTTTGAGTAGGTATTGTTCCATAGCCTACAGTATTCTCAACAGTTTTGAATTGAACTGCTAGAATTATACCTAATGCGATACAGACCAATATAATGGCGACTTTGCTCTTGACATCGTTCATTTTCTCCACTCCTAATCATTATCCTTAATTATGACTGCATTGCTTCCTTTGTCTAGATGAATCACCCGATACCCTTGGTTTTTGCTTTCTAGTTCTTTTAATATAGATATAAGAAAATTCAATTTATATTTTACATCATCTAAGGTCCCAAATGCAACCTCTCCTCCATTATCCATATAAATAGTAATTTTATTATTTTCATCAATATTCGCTGTTTTAAAGGAGGTTGATAATCCTAGGCTTATGATATCGTTGATAAATTCCAATATTTTCTCTTGTATTTCTTCATTGCTAAAGACTATTTTTTGCCCTATTACTGGATTGCTTATTTCTAATCCACTTATTTCAACAATATGCTCATCCTTTTTTTCAGAAAGCATATTTAAAATAGTTCCTTCTTCATCAATATATACATATGAATTAATGTAATTAATAATAGCTACTTCTTTTCTCTCTTCTATATTAATAAATATTTTATTTGGTAACTTTCTCTGTACTTTAACATTTTTTACGTAAGGATGCAATAATATGTTTTCCTTTGCCATCTTCAGATTAATCTTAAAAATATTCTCATCTATTATTATACCTGATGCAAGTATCAATTTATCATCGGTAATTTTTTCATTTCCAAAAACCTCTATACTAGAAATATGAAAAAAGCTTGTCTTAGTATAAAGAATAAAAAAGGTCGAGGTTAGTAATAAAATTATAATAAATATAAGTCTGTTCTTTTTCCTTTTAATTTTTCTATCTACTTTACTCATCATCTTCCTCCGTCAAGGCTTGTCCTTCAGGCTTTAAGCAGCATAAGCTGCCTAAGTCTTCTTAATGTCTGCATTTAAAGCAAGAAGAGCTTTTTCTAAACCATCATAGCCTCTTTCAATATGGAAAGTATCTTCTATAACTGATGTTCCATTAGCTGCCAATGCAGCTAAAACAAGAGCGGCTCCTCCTCTTAAATCCTTAGATGTAACCTTTGCACCTGTAAGTTCTTTTACTCCTTTAATTATAGCAACCTTTCCTGCTATCTTTATATTGGCACCCATTCTAACAAGCTCTTCTACATGCTTAAATCTATTTTCAAAAATTGTTTCTGTAACAATGCTTGTTCCATTAGCAATACTGAGTAAAGCAATCATTTGTGCCTGCATATCTGTAGGAAAGCCAGGATAAGGTAAAGTCTGAACTGTTTCAATAGCATTGACCTTTTTAGGTCCAATTATTTTTAAAGTAGTACAATTATTATATATCATACATCCTGTTTCCTTTAGCTTTGCTATAATAGATTGAATATGCTCTACCTCTATATTTTTCAGTATAACTTCTCCTCCTGTGATTGCAGAAGCAACCATATAGGTTCCAGCAACAATTCTATCTGGTATTATCGTATGCTCTACGCTAGTAAAGCTATCTACGCCATCTATTCTTATTACACTTGTGCCTGCCCCATGTATCTTGGCTCCTATTCCGTTGAGAAAGTTCTGAAGATCTATTATCTCTGGCTCACGGGCAGCATTTCTAATTATTGTAGTACCTTCAGCTTTTACAGCTGCTAACATAATATTTTCTGTAGCACCTACACTTGGAAAATCTAGCTGTATATCACAACCCTTTAATTTTTCAGCTTTACAATACAGAAAACCATGAGATTCTTCGATTGTAGCCCCTAGTTGTCTAAGTGCTTTTAAATGAAGATCAATAGGTCTAGGTCCAATCTCACATCCACCAGGATAGCTCACTTCTACTTCACCACATCGAGTCAACATTGCTCCCATTAATATAATCGAAGAACGCATTTCCCTAACAAGCTCTTCTGGTATCTTAATCTTAGAAATATTTCTTGAGTCTACAAAAATAACATTGTCTACTCTATTAACCTTGCATCCTATAGAAATTAAAATTTGTTCCATAATCTCTACATCTCTTAGATTTGGAGTATTAAAAATCGTACTTGTATTATTATTTATTACAGTTGCTGCTAATATTGGTAGCACTGCGTTCTTAGCTCCTATTACAGGAACTTCTCCAACTAGCCTTTTGCCACCTTCTATGATATACTTACTCATTCTTACACCTCCAGAATATGCTCCAAACTGTATGTAAAAAACAGTATATATCTATCTTATGCATATTCATAAAAGGTGTTACAGTTACAAAACATCTATGAAATTAATTCTCTTACTATATTAAGTATTCTATCATCTGCATTAATGATACCCATTTTTCTACTTTTAATTGCCATATCCCTTAATTTTCTTTTATCAGACAGTAGATTGTTGATCTCTTTGTTTAGTAGTTCTCCATTCAAGTCTTTTTCCAGTATAACTATACTGGCTCCATTTTTTTCTAGAGCCCTTGCATTATACTCCTGATGATTTTCTGTAGTATAAGCCTTTGGTATAAGTATACTTGGAATGCCTACTGCTGTTATTTCTGCAATGGCAATTGCTCCACCACTAGTCAAAGCTACATCGGCTATAGACAATGCTTTTGGTACCTCAAAAAAATATGGATATACTCTAATATTATCTATTAACTCATCTACGCCTTTTTGTTTCAACTCTTTCATAAAGCTTTCATATAATCTCTTACCTGTTACATGAATTATTTGCATATTTTGATTATTACTATTCTTAACAATAACCTCAAGCATAGCATCATTTAATTTCTTCTGGCCGCCACTTCCACCAAAGGATAATACGAAGGGTTTATTTTTATCAATATTTAGGTCCTCGTAAGCAACTTGTTTATCAAATCCAACAATATCTTGACGTATAGGATTGCCTGTAATTACCAATTTATTAGTGTCCTTAAAATACTTTCTAGACTCCTCAAAGCTGCCTGCTATTCTGTCTACAAATCTAGAAAGTATTCTATTGGTAACCCCAGGAAAAGCATTTTGTTCATGAATCATTGTAGGTATTTTCTTTAATGCAGCAGTTAAAACAAGAGGTCCACATACGTACCCACCTGTGCCTATTACGATATCGGGCTTGAAATCATTTATTACTTTTTTAGCGTCACTTAAACCTAAAAATAGCTCCTTAATAGATTTAAAGGTATTCTTTGAAAGCTTCCTGCTAAAGCCCATTACCCTAATAGTCTTAAATCTAAGCCCTTCCTTTGGAATTAATTCTGCTTCTAGCCCTTTTTCTGTTCCTACATATAATATATCTGCGTTCTTATATTCCATTTTAATTTTTCTAGCAATGGCTAAAGCAGGGTAGATATGTCCCCCTGTACCTCCACCTGTAATCAACACTTTCATGCTTTCAGCTCCTATCTAATTCCGAATGTCTTGATATGTTTAATAAAATACCAGCAGCTGCCATATACATCATTAGTGATGTTCCTCCAAAGCTTATGAAGGGCAATGTAATTCCTGTAGTAGGCATTGAGGATGTTACAACTGCTATATGGATCAAGGACTGGACAGTAATAAGCGAAACTATCCCTGTTGCAAGATAACATCCAAATAAATCCTTTGTACCTAAAGCAATTCTTAAACCTCTCCATATTATGAGAAGAATTAGTAGCATAACAGTCACACATCCTAAAAATCCAAGCTCTTCACCAATGATTGCGAATATAAAATCATTATAGGGCTCTGGAATGTAAAAAAACTTTTGCCTGCTTTTGCCTAGGCCTAGTCCAAACAATCCACCTGAACCTAAAGCATAAAGAGATTGGACTGCTTGATATCCAACATTATCTCTTACCTCTGGAGCAAAGGGGTCCAGAAAGGCCAAGATTCTCTTTCGTCTAAATTCTTCACCTAATATTGCTAAAAAACCTGCTGCCCCTCCAAGTATGGCCAGAAAAGAGAGATGAAATATATTTACTCCTGAAACAAATAGGAGAATAAACAAAGTTAAGCCTAGTGTAGCACTAGTACTTAAATCCTTCTGCAAAATTATGAGTCCACAGGCAATCCCTATTATTACCATGGACGGGATAAATCCTTTGGTAAACTTCTTTATACTGTCTTTTCTTTTAGCTAAAAAAGATGATAAATAAATAATTGATCCCAATTTAATAGCATCTGACGGCATGAATGTAGTAAAACCTAAATTAATCCATCTTCTAGCTCCATTGGCCTCCATTCCAAGTGGCGTATATATTAATAATCCTAAGACTATTGATGCAGTAAATATTAACCTAGCCAATTTATCAAGGTTCCAATAGTTAAAGTTCATGAAGAATATCATGGCTACTAGTCCTATAGCACTGGCTACAAGTTGTTTTTTTAAAAAATGGTAGCCATCTTTCTTGCTGTACAAGGCATCTGGCCAACTAGAGCTAAAGACCATTATTATCCCAATACAGACAAGTAAGATTACAGCAATCATCAAGGTAAAGTCACTGGCTCTTTTTTTAGCCATTCTTAATCCTCCCTTAAATTCTTTACAGCTTGCTTGAACATCCTTCCCCTTTCTTCGTAGCTTTTAAACATATCCCAGCTTGCACATGCAGGAGAAAGTAACACATTGTCATTGGACTCCGATAATTCAAAGCTTTTTTTAACTGCTTCTTTAATACTATTTACTATATATATATTATTAAAACCCTTACTTATTGCAGTATCTTTTATTTTTTCTCTAGTTTCTCCTAATAGAATTAAAGCCTTTACCTTATTATCAAAACTATCTATAAATTCTTCAAAACTGCCTCCCTTATCAATACCGCCTGCTATCAATATTATTGGCTTGTTAATAGCTTCAATAGCCTTAATTGAAGCATCTGGATTTGTTCCCTTTGAATCATTATAAAAACTTACACCAGATATGCTACCTACAAACTCTATTCTATGTTCTACCCCTTCAAACTCCTTAAGTGTACTTGCTATTATCTCAGCCTCAATTCCCATTGCCCATCCAATCGCAACTACGGCTAAGGCATTCTCTATATTATGTTTACCAGGTATCCTTATGTCACGATAATCCATTACATTAATAGATTTTAGTCCGTCATTTATAATAATTTTACAATCGTCAACATAAACTCCTCTATCTAGCTTATTTCCTGCACTAAAATATATTAAATTCGAATTTATTTTCTTTCCTATTTCTCTAAGCAATAAATCGTCATAATTTAAAATAGTATAATCGCCTTTTTCTTGATTCATAAGAACTTTTTTCTTCGCATTAATATAATTATCAAAGGTTTTATGCCAATTCAAATGATCAGGAGTAATATTTGTAATTACACTTATGCTAGGCTTAAAATGTTTAGTGCTTTCTAGCTGAAAACTACTTGCCTCAATGACAAAAATATCATTCTCATCTGTATTTACTGCTTCCCACAATATTCCTACTCCAATATTTCCTGTAACATGGCATTTTAAGCCTGCTTTTTTAATCAACTCTCCCGTTAGGGCTGTTGTAGTAGTTTTTCCATTAGTACCAGTTATAGCGATAAACTTATTTTTAGAAATTCTATATGCTAGTTCTATGTCTGTAACTACTTCAATTCCTTTTTCCAGAGCTTCTTTCATAATTGGTGCTTCTAAAGGAATACCTGGGCTTTTTACTATTAAGTCAATATTCCCTAAATCTACGTTATTGCTGCCCAATACATAATCTATATCTATATCCTTTAATTCAACCAAATGCTCTTTAAGCTCTTCTTCTGACTTCATATCAGTTACTGTTATCTTTGAACCCAGTTTATTTAAAGCTTTAGCTGTAGACACTCCACTAATAGCTAAACCTAATATTAATACATTTTTATCTTTTAATTTCATTTTATTCACCTGCTCCTATTAGATTAACTTAAACTATAAATACCTATTAAACATAGAATAACTGTGACTATCCAAAATACTACTACTACCTTTGTCTCCTTCCAGCCTTTTTGTTCAAAGTGATGATGAATTGGTGCCATTAAGAAAACTCTCTTTCCTGTAAGCTTAAAAGAGGTTACTTGTATCATCACTGAAACAATCTCAGCTAGGTAAATACCTCCTACTATAGGAATTATCAAGGACAAGTTAAGCAGTACTGCTATAGCTGAAACTGCTCCTCCTAAAGCTAAAGAACCTGTGTCACCCATAAAAACTTTTGCTGGGTACGAATTATGCCTTAAAAAGCCAAGACAAGCTCCTGCTAAAGCAGCAGAAAAAATAGCTATACTATCCATACCAGCCTTAAGTGAAATCAAACTAAAAGAGGATAATATAATTAAAGTTACTCCTGACGCCAATCCGTCAAGTCCATCTGTAAAGTTAGCACCATTTACAGTACCGAGTACTACTACTACAATAAATGGAACATATAGCATACCTAAGTCTAGGTAGGTATTATCCAAAAAAGGTACAATAATTTTAGTTCCTAAAACTGAATTATTTGATTGATATATTGCTAAAATCACTGCTAGAACAATTTGTCCTAAAAGCTTTTGATACGCTCTTAATCCCAAGGATCTTTTAAGTACTACTTTTATGAAATCATCTATAAAACCAATAAGTCCAAAACCAATGGTTGCTAATAGCAGCACAATCATATCTCTATTAAGCAGTCCAGACGATATTGTAGTAATTAATAGTGCAGCAATTATTATAATACCACCCATAGTAGGTGTGCCACTTTTTTTATAATGTGTTTTTGGTCCTTCCTCTCTAACACTTTGTCCTACCTTCAATCTTTTTAGTATAGGAATTAAAATAGGACCTAAAAGCAAAGTTATAGTAAATGATATAACTATTACTCTTATAATATCTTTATAGTTTGACATATTACTTCTCCTCCAAATGCAGATTAAATTCTTTCATCTTTAAGTTTTCTAGATTGATTTTAGCGCTTCTT is part of the Proteiniborus sp. MB09-C3 genome and encodes:
- the nrdR gene encoding transcriptional regulator NrdR; its protein translation is MRCPYCDYYESKVVDSRPTDEGQAIRRRRECIKCNKRFTTYEKIEDIPLVVIKKDGNRQSYNRNKLLNGIIRACEKRPVSMKAIEDMVDEIEKTLFNSMEREITTDLIGEMVMNRLKNIDEVAYVRFASVYRQFKDLNTFMDELKKILDEK
- a CDS encoding YlmC/YmxH family sporulation protein; translation: MVKTTDLREKEVINVKDGTRIGFISDLEVNLEKGTIDAIVLPGPGRILGLFGKNQDYVIRWQNIVRIGSDVILVDLNINTEDYLFYGGENREE
- the sigG gene encoding RNA polymerase sporulation sigma factor SigG, encoding MHINKVEICGVNTSELPVLTNTEMRALFDRIHAGDMSAREEFVKGNLRLVLSVIQRFSKRGEHVDDLFQVGCIGLIKAIDNFDLSQNVRFSTYAVPMIIGEIRRYLRDNNSIRVSRSLRDIAYKALQARDHLVNKNSKEPTISEIAEALGLPKEEVVFALDAIQDPISLFEPIYHDSGDAIYVMDQVSDEKSEDETWLEEIALREAIRKLNDREKLILNLRFYEGKTQMEVAEEIGISQAQVSRLEKTALKHMRKLI
- the sigE gene encoding RNA polymerase sporulation sigma factor SigE, encoding MRKIINKLKLIIRIHYIRILRRLRLYDEKEIFYIGGSEVLPPPLTPEEENYLVSKLSEDESIKTVLIERNLRLVVYIARKFENTGIGVEDLVSIGTIGLIKAVNTFKPDKKIKLATYASKCIENEILMYLRRNSRFKAEISFDEPLNIDWDGNELLLSDIMGTENDVIFKSLEEEIDKDLLNQAICKLTVREKKIMELRFGLKNGEEKTQKEVADLLGISQSYISRLEKRIIKRLKKEINKMI
- the spoIIGA gene encoding sigma-E processing peptidase SpoIIGA — translated: MYIYAEYLLLENMIINYILLYLTKKFTKTEANNIRVLLASFIGAIYSLVIFFPSLRFMTKFIIKFSVSILIIIVAFNPVKIKKFIRLIATFYVMAFIFAGASLALFYLADVKAYAGNGIFYIRDFPVKMLVLAVSISYILIKIVWGYIQSILTKNKIYMPIVVGLNNKSVEVMGLIDTGNLLRDPLTQTPVIIIQFSAIKDLLPKEVQSIFEKYKENDLQAISEIMVENASSLKFRLIPYKSLGKENGMLIGFKPDNVIVKDDEDKSFCDIIVGIYNNNLASDDNYVALLHPEMFTEKEVV
- the ftsZ gene encoding cell division protein FtsZ, which translates into the protein MFDFEVDVEQFAHIKVIGVGGGGNNAVNRMIENQVKGIEFITINTDRQALHSSKSETKLQIGEKLTRGLGAGANPEVGMKAAEESRNEITEILKGADMVFITAGMGGGTGTGAAPIVAEIAKELGILTVGVVTKPFMFEGRKRMMHAEKGIEELKKRVDTLVTIPNDRLLQVVERKTSIVEAFTIADDVLRQGIQGISDLIAVPALINLDFADVKTIMLNQGLAHMGIGKASGENRATEAAKQAIHSPLLETSIEGAKGVLLNITGGPNLGIFEVNEAADLIRQSVDPDANIIFGAGLDENLKDEIKITVIATGFDNVIQEKPVDKPSLSIPIDKNKEKHIPETKHFDTDDLDIPTFLRRRDK
- a CDS encoding small basic family protein, yielding MLAFVGIVIGVLVGIYLPITYSASYSLYVSVAILACLDSVFGGLRATLEKTFNTEIFISGFFGNAVLAAFLAYVGDRLGVPLYYAAIFAFGGRLFQNFAIIRRLLFRKKDTKE